Below is a window of Mucilaginibacter ginkgonis DNA.
ACAAAGCAGATATTGCCCGCGACCGCATACTCGCGGTAATGTTTGGCGGCCAGCCTATAAAAACCGGCACAAAGCTGCCAAAAGGATCTAAGGTTGATCTGGTGCTGGGCGATGGTAAAGGTGCCAGCGAAGTTGAGATCCCTGAATTGGTGAACCTCGATCTTGACGCTGCTAAATTCGCCATCCATGGCGCAGGGCTGGTATTGGGGACCATTATGTACCAGGGAACCATTACAGATTCTACCAATGTAATTGTGGTTGCACAGACGCCAATGCGGGCCGATTCGACAAGCAAAACCAGTATAGGCACACGTATAAACTTAACTGTTAGCCAGGGTAAGAAAACAGATGAACAACCCCAGCATTAATGCGCAGGAATTTTCGCAACGGCTTAACAATAACGAATCACTCAATATTTTAGACGTGCGCGAAGCTATAGAGTATCACACCTATAATATCGGCGGACAAAATATATCCGTAAGCCGTTTACAAGAGGACTTACAAACTGTAAACTTTGATATGGAGGACGAGGTTATTGTGATTTGCAAAGTGGGTAAACGCAGCGAAACGGCGCAATCAATTCTCATTCAAAACGGTTATCAGAACGTCAGGAACCTTACTGGTGGTTTACTGGCACTACAAAAACTAAATTCTAACAAATAATTTATGGCTGAAGGACAATCATCTGGCGGCACTTTTAAAAAATTCATCATCGCGCTGGTGGTGATCGTAATAATTGCATTAGCCGGTACCGGAATTTTTTACTACCTGAGGTACTTTGGTCCTAATGTGAGTGGCAAACAGGAATACTTGTATATACACACCGGCGCCGATTTTAAGGAAGTGTTCGATTCCGTCAAAACCCACCAAATGGTGAACGACACTACTACTTTTTTATGGGCGGCGCATAACATGAAATATGTGAACAGGGTAAAACCGGGCCGCTACAAGTTGAAGGAAGGTATGAGTAACCGTGCGCTGATTAATATGCTGGCATCGGGCACACAATCGCCGGTTGATATTTCATTCCATAACCTAAGGTTAAAAACACAGTTTGCAGGCTTTATGGGTAAAAAGATTGAACCCGATTCATTGTCCCTGATCCGCCTGCTCGATTCCGCGTCTTACATAAAACAATACGGTTTTAGCACTGAGGATGTGTATACCATGTTTTTGCCGAACACTTACCAGGTTTACTGGAATATCACGCCCGAGAAGTTCTTTAAAAAGATGTATGGTGCTTACGAGAAGTTCTGGACACCTCAGCGTAAGCAAAAAGCCGTCGCCCTTAATCTCACCCCTATTGAAGTTTCGATCTTAGCATCCATTGTGGACGCCGAAGCCCTACATGACGACGAAATGCCTAAAATTGCAGGCCTTTACCTAAACCGACTGAACAAGGGTATGAAGCTTCAGGCCGATCCCACAGTGATCTACGCTATGAATGATTTCACCATTAAAAGGGTGCTCAACAGATATTTGTCTAACCCGTCGCCGTACAATACTTATGTTCATACGGGACTGCCCCCCGGCCCGGTGATGATGCCGTCTATCAATGCCATTAACGCGGTGTTAAACCGTGATAACAACGCTTATCTGTATATGTGCGCTAAAGAGGATTTTTCCGGCTATCATAACTTCGCCACCAACGAGGCAGACCATAAGGCCAATGCACGGCGTTTTCAGCAAGCATTAGACCAGCGGAATATAAAACGGTAATGTTTACACACACTACCAAAATAAGGGTACGCTATGGCGAAACTGACCAGATGGGTTATATGTATTACGGCAACTACGCCCAGTTTTATGAGGTTGGCCGTGTGGAAATGCTGCGCAGTTTAGGCCTCACCTACAGCTCCATGGAAGCATCAGGCATTATGATGCCCGTTATGGAGATGAAATGTAAGTATTTAAAGCCAGCCCGTTATGACGAAGAGATAAGCGTAAAAGTGATAATGGATAAGATGCCCGGCATACGTATTCATTTCCGTTACGAACTTAACAATGAGCAAGGCGAGCTGATCAACACGGGAGAAACAGCCCTGGTGTTCGTTAATATGGCCAGCGGAAGACCATGCCTGCCGGGACAGGATTTCCTTGATGCAGTAAAGCCATTTTTCGATAAATTAGAAAAATGAAATGGCTGCACCGTTTTCTAAGCAAGTTTAGATTTTACCAGTGGATCATAGACTGGACTAAGGTTGCCATTATTCCGGGCTTTAGGCCGTTACCGCTGCATACTGTCGCGGTTTTCTTTTTTAAAGAGATCCAACAAGAATCGCTGGTAAATAAGGCGTCTTCATTGGCCTACAGTTTTATGCTTGCCTTCTTTCCTGCCATCATTTTCCTTTTCACGCTTATCCCGTATGTTCCCGTACACCATTTTCAGGACGAGCTTATCGGACTGATCGCAACAGTGTTGCCGCATAATGCATACCTCGCATTCGAGAGCACTATTAAAGACATCATTAAAAACCAAAACGGTTCTTTGCTATCAATTGGCTTCGTTTCGGCGGCTTATTTTGCTACAAATGGCATTTATAAATTAATGCAGGCCTTTAATAAATCATCGCTTATTAAAGAAACCAGGCCGTGGCTAAGGCGCAGGTGGATTGCTTTGGTACTCACATTTGTGATCAGTATGTCGCTGTTCCTAGCCATTTGTATTTTAATTGCCGGGCAGGCGGTTATTGTTTTCATCCGCACCAGACTGGATACTGATGGCTGGTTTTGGAGTTATGTAATTTCATTTGTACGATGGCTTATTGTAGTGGTGATCTTCTTCTTTACCCTGGCATTGCTATACCGTTATGGCCCTGCACACAAGCGCCGCCGCTGGAAGTTAGTAAGTCCGGGCGCTATTCTGGCTACTACCCTTGCAGTGCTTACTTCTATGGGATTTAGTTATTACATCAACAATTTTGGTGCTTATAACAAAGTTTATGGCTCTATCGGCACCCTTATCGTGGTAATGATATGGCTGTATTTAAATTCGCTGATCATTTTGATTGGCTTTGAATTGAACGCCAGCATTGACCTTTCCAAGCAGAATGTGAAGATCGCGAAGCCTAGGTTTAACACCTTTAAATCGGCGGCGCAAAAAATAGAGCAGCATAAATAGCTGCACGTCAGGGGCTTATAACCAAATTTTTAAATAATTAAAAAAAGTAAACTCCGGGTTTCGTAATCCGGCGCGGATTTGTACTTTTGTCCCCGGAGAGATGGCAGAGTGGTCGATTGCGGCGGTCTTGAAAACCGTTGACTGTCAAAGGTCCGGGGGTTCGAATCCCTCTCTCTCCGCGAAATATAGTTTAAGTTTTTGAAAAACGCCTCAAATCATATGATTTGGGGCGTTTCTTGTTTTAGAGCTACCCAATCTAATGTATAATATCTCAATCTGATTGAGACCTCTTGCGAGACCTATCATCGGTTTCTAAATTAGGTCTCGCTAAAACGGTAAATGTTTATTTATTAACCTTTTAATAGTTCAAAGCGATGATCAGAACAGTTTGTATCAATTTTACGTTGAAGAAAACCAAAATCCTTAAAGACGGCACTGCTCCTATATATCTAAGATTGACAGTGGCCTCAGAAAGAGTTGAATTTACCACACGCCGATACATCAGGCCGGAACGCTGGAATAACGCCCAACAGAAGATGTCAGGCACTACAGATGAGGCCAGAGTGTTCAACCATTATTTGAAAACCTTAGAGCAGCAGGTTTTTGAAGAACACCGTCAGATGTTGGATAATAAGCAATTAATTACTGCCGATGCTTTAAGAAACAGGTTGCTTGGAATAGAACAGCAGGTAAAAGAAAAAATGCTTGTCCCCATTTTCCAGGATCATAACAAACGTATCAAGTCTTTACTCGACAAAGAATATGCTAAAGGAACATTAGCACGTTATGAGACCAGCCTAAAGCATACTGTTGAGTTCATGCAATGGCAATACGGGAAATCCGATATAGCCATCAAAGCTATAGATCATGAGTTTATAACAAGCTACGATTTCTATTTAAGGTCTGAAAGAAGTTGTGGCAACAATACAGTTGTCAAATACATAAAGAACTTTAAGAAAATCATCCGCATCTGCATGGCTAACGGCTGGCTGGATAAGGATCCCTTCATCAACTACAAAGCAAAAGTAAAGGAAGTAATCAGGGATTATCTTACTAAAGAAGAAATACAAGCCATAGCAGATAAAGAACTGGTGACGGATCGCGTTAACCAGGTTAGAGATATATTCCTATTCAGTTGCTTTACAGGTCTTGCCTATGCTGATGTTAAAAAATTAAAAAGAACAGAGATATCAAAAGGTATTGATGGCCAGTGGTGGATTTTCACGTCTCGGCAAAAAACGGACACTGCATCAAGAATTCCATTGCTTCCAACAGCCTTAAAGATTTTAGAAAAGTACGAGAACAATCCAGAATGCCTGCATAAAGACCGTGTCCTTCCGGTACTTTCAAATCAAAAAATGAATAGTTATTTAAAAGAAATCGCAAGTGCGGCGGGCATTACCAAGGAATTAACCTTTCACATGGCCAGGCACACTTTCGCGACGGCTGTGACACTTGGCAATGGCGTTTCTATTGAAAGTGTGTCTAAGATGCTCGGTCATCGAAATATTCGCACCACGCAGCATTATGCAAAAATTCTTGACGCTAAAGTGAGTGAGGATATGGCTATTCTAAAGGAAAAATTCTTGTCAATAGAAAATAAGTCATTAATGTATAATTAACCTGACACAATTTTTTAACTCTAAAATCTTATAACATGAAAAATGACTTCATAATTCCCGATGATATAATTTCCAGTAAGATATTTTATATCAGAAAGCAAAAGGTAATGCTGGATTTCGATTTGGCCGAGCTCTACAAAGTAGAAACTAAACAACTTAAAAGGCAGGTCAGACGAAATTTGGAGAGGTTTCCTGGGGAGGATTTTATGTTTGAATTAACACCTGAAGAATATAATATTTCAAGGAGCCAATTTGGCACCTTGAAACAGGGGCAAAATATAAAATATGCACCGATGGCCTTCACCGAACTAGGGATTAGTATGCTTTCAAGTGTTCTAAACAGCTCTGACGCTATTCAAATAAATATCCGAATTATGCGCATTTTTGTGAATGTACGTCAATTGCTGTCTGA
It encodes the following:
- the mltG gene encoding endolytic transglycosylase MltG; this encodes MAEGQSSGGTFKKFIIALVVIVIIALAGTGIFYYLRYFGPNVSGKQEYLYIHTGADFKEVFDSVKTHQMVNDTTTFLWAAHNMKYVNRVKPGRYKLKEGMSNRALINMLASGTQSPVDISFHNLRLKTQFAGFMGKKIEPDSLSLIRLLDSASYIKQYGFSTEDVYTMFLPNTYQVYWNITPEKFFKKMYGAYEKFWTPQRKQKAVALNLTPIEVSILASIVDAEALHDDEMPKIAGLYLNRLNKGMKLQADPTVIYAMNDFTIKRVLNRYLSNPSPYNTYVHTGLPPGPVMMPSINAINAVLNRDNNAYLYMCAKEDFSGYHNFATNEADHKANARRFQQALDQRNIKR
- a CDS encoding ORF6N domain-containing protein, producing the protein MKNDFIIPDDIISSKIFYIRKQKVMLDFDLAELYKVETKQLKRQVRRNLERFPGEDFMFELTPEEYNISRSQFGTLKQGQNIKYAPMAFTELGISMLSSVLNSSDAIQINIRIMRIFVNVRQLLSDTTEIRLEIEKIRNELFNQGKNMEIVFAYLDELSSKIADHSTLEVNRKRIGFKP
- a CDS encoding rhodanese-like domain-containing protein; translated protein: MNNPSINAQEFSQRLNNNESLNILDVREAIEYHTYNIGGQNISVSRLQEDLQTVNFDMEDEVIVICKVGKRSETAQSILIQNGYQNVRNLTGGLLALQKLNSNK
- a CDS encoding site-specific integrase, with the translated sequence MIRTVCINFTLKKTKILKDGTAPIYLRLTVASERVEFTTRRYIRPERWNNAQQKMSGTTDEARVFNHYLKTLEQQVFEEHRQMLDNKQLITADALRNRLLGIEQQVKEKMLVPIFQDHNKRIKSLLDKEYAKGTLARYETSLKHTVEFMQWQYGKSDIAIKAIDHEFITSYDFYLRSERSCGNNTVVKYIKNFKKIIRICMANGWLDKDPFINYKAKVKEVIRDYLTKEEIQAIADKELVTDRVNQVRDIFLFSCFTGLAYADVKKLKRTEISKGIDGQWWIFTSRQKTDTASRIPLLPTALKILEKYENNPECLHKDRVLPVLSNQKMNSYLKEIASAAGITKELTFHMARHTFATAVTLGNGVSIESVSKMLGHRNIRTTQHYAKILDAKVSEDMAILKEKFLSIENKSLMYN
- a CDS encoding acyl-CoA thioesterase, with the protein product MFTHTTKIRVRYGETDQMGYMYYGNYAQFYEVGRVEMLRSLGLTYSSMEASGIMMPVMEMKCKYLKPARYDEEISVKVIMDKMPGIRIHFRYELNNEQGELINTGETALVFVNMASGRPCLPGQDFLDAVKPFFDKLEK
- a CDS encoding YihY/virulence factor BrkB family protein; translated protein: MKWLHRFLSKFRFYQWIIDWTKVAIIPGFRPLPLHTVAVFFFKEIQQESLVNKASSLAYSFMLAFFPAIIFLFTLIPYVPVHHFQDELIGLIATVLPHNAYLAFESTIKDIIKNQNGSLLSIGFVSAAYFATNGIYKLMQAFNKSSLIKETRPWLRRRWIALVLTFVISMSLFLAICILIAGQAVIVFIRTRLDTDGWFWSYVISFVRWLIVVVIFFFTLALLYRYGPAHKRRRWKLVSPGAILATTLAVLTSMGFSYYINNFGAYNKVYGSIGTLIVVMIWLYLNSLIILIGFELNASIDLSKQNVKIAKPRFNTFKSAAQKIEQHK